Proteins from a genomic interval of Quercus lobata isolate SW786 chromosome 11, ValleyOak3.0 Primary Assembly, whole genome shotgun sequence:
- the LOC115967617 gene encoding uncharacterized protein LOC115967617 produces the protein MMGLREDFEPTRASLLSRSPTPSLDAAVKELISEENRRPTYHMTSSDHVLATPSPQPPIAAFTAPPRINSGRPTSQSSKGAHCKFCRAKGHDISVCRKLQKFMQDQNKASLPQAAAVCPSDPSVPTGPSLTSSLTTADIEAVVQQVLSRTSTALSVTSGSPDGSSTWDRP, from the exons ATGATGGGTTTACGTGAGGACTTTGAGCCTACTAGAGCTTCTCTGCTTAGCCGGTCCCCtactccttctcttgatgctgcaGTCAAGGAGCTCATTTCTGAGGAGAATCGTCGGCCTACTTATCACATGACATCATCTGATCATGTATTGGCTACACCCTCACCACAGCCTCCCATTGCTGCATTCACTGCTCCTCCGCGAATAAACTCTGGGCGACCCACCTCTCAGTCTTCCAAAGGTGCTCACTGCAAGTTTTGCCGTGCCAAAGGCCATGACATTTCTGTTTGTCGTAAGCTACAGAAATTTATGCAAGATCAAAATAAAGCCTCTCTTCCTCAGGCAGCTGCTGTGTGTCCTTCAGATCCATCGGTTCCTACAGGTCCATCTTTGACTTCCTCACTTACTACGGCTGATATTGAGGCAGTTGTTCAACAGGTTTTATCCCGCACTTCCACTGCTCTTTCTGTCACCTCAG GATCCCCGGACGGGTCAAGTACTTGGGACAGGCCGTAA
- the LOC115969094 gene encoding pectinesterase/pectinesterase inhibitor PPE8B, with product MASSFTTTMLMIMIMWMCLCTTPFGDASSGKDFSRSECLKVPTSEFLSSVKTTIDAVQSVVSIISPFAKLFGDLRVSNAISDCLDLLDFSADELAWSLSATQNPKGNQNGTGDVSSDLRTWLSAALVNQDTCIEGFEGTNSIVAGLIDGGLNQVTSLVQQLLDMVHPVLNNPRGRRLSGNANEQFPSWVKSEDRKLLQANGITVDVIVAADGSGNYTKVMDAIKDAPDYSMRRYVIYIKKGVYNETVEIKKKKWNLMMIGDGMDATIITGNHNYVDGWTTFHSATFAVSGKGFIARDMTFENTAGPEKHQAVALRSDSDLSVFFRCGIRGYQDTLYTHTMRQFYRECRISGTIDFIFGDGSVVFQNCDILVRKGLPNQKNTITAQGRKDPSESTGFSIQFCNISADSDLAPSVNSTYTYLGRPWKAYSRTIIMQSYISNATRPEGWLEWNGTLHLDTLYYGEYMNNGPGAGLSNRVKWPGYHALNQSSQVNNFTVAQFIEGNLWLPSTGVKYTAGLGV from the exons ATGGCTTCTTCATTTACCACTACGATGTTAATGATTATGATCATGTGGATGTGTTTGTGCACTACCCCATTTGGTGATGCTAGCTCTGGCAAAGATTTCTCACGGTCAGAGTGCTTAAAAGTGCCCACATCTGAGTTCCTCAGCTCTGTGAAGACCACCATCGACGCTGTACAGAGCGTGGTTTCCATTATCTCTCCCTTTGCTAAGCTTTTTGGCGATTTACGCGTTTCTAATGCCATTTCCGACTGCCTTGATTTGCTTGACTTCTCGGCTGATGAGTTAGCATGGTCTCTCTCAGCAACACAAAATCCCAAAG GTAATCAAAATGGCACTGGAGATGTAAGTTCTGATTTAAGGACATGGTTAAGTGCTGCACTTGTTAATCAAGACACATGTATTGAGGGATTTGAAGGTACCAATAGCATTGTGGCAGGATTGATAGACGGTGGCCTTAACCAAGTGACATCTTTGGTCCAACAACTTTTAGACATGGTGCACCCGGTTTTGAATAACCCCCGTGGGCGTAGGCTGTCAGGCAATGCTAACGAGCAATTTCCGTCATGGGTGAAATCTGAGGACAGAAAATTGCTACAAGCAAATGGGATTACTGTTGATGTTATTGTAGCTGCAGATGGGAGTGGGAATTACACAAAAGTGATGGATGCAATCAAAGACGCTCCTGATTATAGCATGCGCCGTTATGTTATATACATCAAGAAGGGTGTCTATAATGAGACAGTGGagatcaagaagaagaaatggaatCTTATGATGATCGGAGATGGTATGGATGCTACTATTATAACCGGCAATCATAATTATGTTGATGGTTGGACCACATTTCACTCAGCAACCTTTG CTGTGAGTGGGAAAGGGTTCATAGCGCGAGACATGACATTTGAGAACACTGCAGGGCCAGAAAAACACCAAGCAGTAGCACTAAGATCCGACTCTGACTTATCGGTCTTCTTCCGATGTGGGATAAGGGGATACCAAGACacattatatacacacaccatGCGCCAATTTTACAGAGAATGTCGTATAAGTGGCACCATTGATTTCATATTTGGTGATGGTTCTGTGGTGTTCCAAAACTGTGACATTCTAGTCAGGAAAGGCCTACCCAACCAAAAGAACACCATAACTGCTCAAGGTCGTAAGGACCCAAGTGAATCAACTGGCTTCTCCATCCAATTTTGTAACATCTCAGCAGATTCAGATTTGGCACCCTCAGTTAATTCCACATACACATACCTTGGTAGACCATGGAAAGCATATTCAAGAACCATTATAATGCAATCATACATTAGCAATGCCACAAGGCCCGAAGGGTGGCTTGAGTGGAATGGTACTTTGCATTTGGATACATTGTACTATGGTGAGTACATGAATAATGGGCCAGGGGCAGGCCTAAGTAACCGAGTTAAGTGGCCCGGCTATCATGCACTCAACCAATCGAGTCAAGTTAACAACTTTACCGTGGCCCAATTCATTGAAGGGAACTTGTGGTTACCATCTACGGGTGTCAAATACACAGCAGGGTTGGGAGTTTAA